From Pantoea vagans:
ATTATGATTTCTGCATTCGTGCCGACCGCATGGGCTATGACTTTGTGATGATCGCCGCACCGCTGGCGAACTACCACCTGGTCACTAAGTTTGGCTCAAAACATAAAGGCGAATCGGTGAACTACTCGATGTTCTGGCTCGATAGCATGAAGCCGCATCTTACCCCGCGTGATATCCACACCTACAAAGCCTTTAAGCTGCCGCTGCGCTACAAAATGGATGGCAAGTCGCTGATGGCAAGCCTGAGCTTTGCGCGTTACTTCTTCCTCACTAACAAAGACAACCGTGCTTATTTTATGAACCGGGTTAAAGACAAGGTCAAAGCACGTTTTGGCGGTGAGAAAGCACTCTCCTGACGCGCGCCGCGCCTCGTTCTGCTCCTGACGCCAGGAGCACCTCTCTTTTCGTTTAATTCAGGGTTGAAGATGAATACTTCTGTTGGAACCGTTGGCATTGTCATGCCTATGTATAATGCACGTCAGACGGTATTACGCGCTGTGCAATCGGTTATCAATCAGCACTATACCGACTGGCACCTCTATCTGGTCAACGATAAGTCCACGGATGACTCGCTGGAATTTGTGCGTGAGCATTGTCAGGATCCGCGCATTACCATTCTGGATAATGCGGTCAACATGGGCGCAGCAGAGACCCGCAACGTTGGACTACGCGCGGCGACTGAAGAGATTATCGCTTTTCTCGACAGCGACGATGAGTGGCATGCCGATAAGCTGAGCCAGCAGGTTGCGGCCATCGCGGCCGGTGATGATTTTGTGATTACCGAATATCACTATAAAACCCGCAAGGCCGAGCACGACATTACCTACAGCAAACCGTACCTGCAGCAGGAAAACTTTGTGAAGAAGCAGTATCGCGTCTGCTTTTCTTCCGTCTGTTTCCGCCGTCCACCTCAGGGGCTTTTCTTCCAGCGCAAAGGCCACGAAGATTTCCTGTTTTTGTATGAATTATTCACCCGCTATAAGCAGGCACGCGTAATTCAGACGATTCTGGTCAACTATTACGAATTAGGCGATTCCCTTTCACGTAATAAGAACAAAGCCGCCCAGTGGCACCTTGAATTATTAAGAATTATCTATAAAAACAATCCTTTAAAAATCTATTACTATTACGCCTGGTATATGGTGAATGGTGTGCTGTTTACCCTTAAGCATCGTTAAGCCTGTCGGCAGGATTGTCTTTAAAATTTGAGGTGGATAGCGTTTCATGAAAAAAATTGTCCTGGTGATCAAAGATGCTTATTCGTATGCGGGCACCGAGAACATCTGTAACTTTATGTCAGAGTGTCTTGGCGAAACGCATGACGTCACCATCTACTCGCTGGAAGGCAGCGGTAAAACCTTTTATCCGTTTGAGCATGTCAGAGAGATCGTCAGCTTCGAAGGGCAGAGCAACCCGATTAAAAGCGCGGTAGCGCGCATCAACGAAGAGGGTTTCGATACCGTCTTTCTGATCAGCATGGGTCGCCTGAGCGTGATGTTCGCTTTCTGGAATCTGCTGGCCATGAAGAAGAAGCGTGGCAAAGCCTACGCCTGCGAACATATAGCCATTAACTCCTTCAGCAAACCGATTAAGTTCCTCAAGTTTCTGCTGCTGCGCTACTACGACCGCGTGATTGTTCTGACCGAAAAAGATCATCAGGTGTTCAGCCGCTGGCGCATTCCCAGCAAGCCTATCCCCAACCCGGTGGTATACAAAGGCTATCAGCGTCAGACCCGCCATCGTCAGGCGCTGGCGGTGGGCCGTCTGGATAACCAGAAGGGCTTTGATCTGCTGCTGGATATCTGGCGCGACTTCGCCCGTACGCATGCCGACTGGACGCTGGTGATTGCCGGTGACGGCGAACTGCGTCAGCAACTGCACGACCAGGCGGCCGTGCTGGGCATTACCGACAGCGTGAAGTTTGTCGGCAAGGTCAGCAATATCAATGACTACTATCGCGACAGCGACATGGCGCTGATGACGTCGCGCTATGAAGGTTTGCCACTGGTGCTGCTGGAAGCGAAATCCTGGTCACTGCCGGTGGTGGCGTATGACTGCCCGACCGGGCCACAGGAGATCATCAACCACAGTGAAGATGGGTTCCTGGTCCCGATGAATGACAAAGCCACGTTTCTGGCCCGAATGGAGCAGCTTGCCACCGATGATGCGCTGTTCTATGCCATGAGCGAAAAAACCAAACAAACCGCGCTGAAATTCGACGGTAACCAGATTAAGCAAAGCTGGCTGTCATTGGTTTAACCGGAGCTGGAAAAGCTCACTTGCGACGTGCCTCAGGGACACCGCCATGGCCAATGGCCTTATTGACTACGGGAATTGATGCATGAAAAGAAGAGAAGTTTTACAGACCGCCGCCTCCGCTCTGGTGGGGGCTCTCTCCGTGAGCACCTTTTCCAGCTACGCTGCAAAAAGTAACGGCATTGCCCTGAAGCCGGTTGATGCGGCGGCTATCCCTAAAGGCGACGTGCCTATCCTGACGCCTGAGAATGTTTACGCCATGCCGCCGCAGTTCTGGCAGGGCTTTGAGGGCAAACTCTGGATTGGTAAAGCGGGTGCGGATGCCAGCAAACCGGGTAACCAGATCCCGGTCTTCCTGCGTGATGCCAGCGGTAAAGTGTCTGAGATTGCCCAGCCTATCACGCTGAACAAGGGCAACTTTGCCCAGTTTATTCAGGACAACGCTGCACTGATTGCCGATCCTTCGCATTCGATGACGGTCGAGGACAATAACGGTCAGACGCTGTTTAACATCGCCGATGTCAGCCGTCCGGGCGCCGCCGATTTCAGTCAGCGTCTGGCGCAGCCGGCGGGTTATCAGCTGATTGGTGAGATCCCGTCCGTGGCGGAGTTACGTAAAACCCGACCGCTGTTTGAAGGGGCCAAGGTTAAGCTGAAAAGCTGGCATGAAGGACGGGAAGTGGGTGGCGGCGAGTTTGTCGGCAGCTTCCAGACCGTTCCGAATGATGGCGGCGTAAATTTTGCCGGTGAGGGCTTCTCCTGGCGTCGCGTAGTCGATGATTTTAACCGCCTGACACTGTTTGATTTCGGTGCGATTGCCGATGGTCAGACCGATACGGCGCCCGCCATTATGGCGATGTTCAACTGGTCGCAGCAGGCTAACCAGCAGATCTGCGTCCAGTTCCCGGCCGGTACCTTTATGGTTTCCGCCTGTAACCTGGGCGACAAGTATCTCAACTTCTTCCGCATGTCCGGTGCGATGGTGAACTTCGGCTACTTCCCGGCGACCACGATTGTCTCGGATGGTAAGTCAGAGTTCGTCTTCCAGATGAACGCCCGTCGTGTTGAGCTTTCCAACCTGAATTTCAACGGCAACAGTGATAAAAGTCCGAACCAGCAGGGCTTTTTCCATAACATCTGTCCTGGCGGACAATATTTCCGTGGTGCCTGCCTGCGCTTTAACGCCGTTGGCGGCACGGCCATCAGCCTGCAGGATACCCTCGATTGTAAAATCGACCAGTGGTACGCCTCACGCTGCAGCGGCGATGTGATCAAATCGGGCTGGTCAGGTCAGAAGCAGGGCAAATGGGACCACAGTACCGCGATTGAGCTGTCAAACTTCAATGCGCAGTACTGCCGTGGCGGCAAAGTGCTTAACCTGCCGCGCT
This genomic window contains:
- a CDS encoding glycosyltransferase family 2 protein; this encodes MNTSVGTVGIVMPMYNARQTVLRAVQSVINQHYTDWHLYLVNDKSTDDSLEFVREHCQDPRITILDNAVNMGAAETRNVGLRAATEEIIAFLDSDDEWHADKLSQQVAAIAAGDDFVITEYHYKTRKAEHDITYSKPYLQQENFVKKQYRVCFSSVCFRRPPQGLFFQRKGHEDFLFLYELFTRYKQARVIQTILVNYYELGDSLSRNKNKAAQWHLELLRIIYKNNPLKIYYYYAWYMVNGVLFTLKHR
- a CDS encoding glycosyltransferase gives rise to the protein MKKIVLVIKDAYSYAGTENICNFMSECLGETHDVTIYSLEGSGKTFYPFEHVREIVSFEGQSNPIKSAVARINEEGFDTVFLISMGRLSVMFAFWNLLAMKKKRGKAYACEHIAINSFSKPIKFLKFLLLRYYDRVIVLTEKDHQVFSRWRIPSKPIPNPVVYKGYQRQTRHRQALAVGRLDNQKGFDLLLDIWRDFARTHADWTLVIAGDGELRQQLHDQAAVLGITDSVKFVGKVSNINDYYRDSDMALMTSRYEGLPLVLLEAKSWSLPVVAYDCPTGPQEIINHSEDGFLVPMNDKATFLARMEQLATDDALFYAMSEKTKQTALKFDGNQIKQSWLSLV
- a CDS encoding phage tailspike protein, yielding MKRREVLQTAASALVGALSVSTFSSYAAKSNGIALKPVDAAAIPKGDVPILTPENVYAMPPQFWQGFEGKLWIGKAGADASKPGNQIPVFLRDASGKVSEIAQPITLNKGNFAQFIQDNAALIADPSHSMTVEDNNGQTLFNIADVSRPGAADFSQRLAQPAGYQLIGEIPSVAELRKTRPLFEGAKVKLKSWHEGREVGGGEFVGSFQTVPNDGGVNFAGEGFSWRRVVDDFNRLTLFDFGAIADGQTDTAPAIMAMFNWSQQANQQICVQFPAGTFMVSACNLGDKYLNFFRMSGAMVNFGYFPATTIVSDGKSEFVFQMNARRVELSNLNFNGNSDKSPNQQGFFHNICPGGQYFRGACLRFNAVGGTAISLQDTLDCKIDQWYASRCSGDVIKSGWSGQKQGKWDHSTAIELSNFNAQYCRGGKVLNLPRCGQSIIHNGWIEHCDNPGDLSNGQWIVDALSLEDCKNPLIAHNTRLNMRQTSLQSGSWIDNSMQGDRLLSIWEMGSTRVESYGVALDGSLKYNYITSRWRLENNTNQETWFDLGSLYSPTVGDSWEIEIFGQSQFSNGSGDKPLMNLIGDKTTGGRAVIHVQRKKDLSEASWSAEGSSPIVDVRYVAEHDTDVRIFVKLAGWTPSAAVLVKTTGKDRFVTGRCARVNAKMEKGNPPSGDATKRAPQRFSLHNGKAGVGANEQGDLLMASRPLSADQVDTSKPEGFVSVVINGKQVALPYFAIKS